In a single window of the Papaver somniferum cultivar HN1 chromosome 8, ASM357369v1, whole genome shotgun sequence genome:
- the LOC113302711 gene encoding zinc finger CCCH domain-containing protein 63-like isoform X1 gives MGEEEDYEKINSSSSKSQEQEEIKIESSSPSHSSVAHHHEIHHDPAIIHALEGDFHNLRLQQHQQHEEINGVNYHKDAIYSNKNGSFLLYPLRPDEPDCSFYLRTGACRYGLNCRFNHPHNRNKEHVRFQQTHFPESLKVVKEKDNKEEYPERPGEPECKYYLKTGACKYGKDCRYDHPREKTAVGPAQHFNFLGLPIRPGEKECPFYMRVGSCKFATNCRFHHPDPGEAVGLDPSSGYHSGMSVPLQSGGTSQSSASWSSPRTSNDPVPYASRSYSGLTASPSQGTQQNLEWDGYQGPVYPPKGNTNSASAPFKSNFIRKTDGSKHYRHQQQMATDEFPERPGERECQYFMRNGDCKYRSACRFDHPKNRLQNSPALSPMGLPLRPGEEICSHYSHYGICKFGPACKFDHPLNYDGSSAAAPTMSTSDQLTHFVDAASSGSSRMTGYENGDEAVIQSL, from the exons atgggagaagaagaagattatgagaaaattaattcatcatcatcaaaatctcaagaacaagaagaaatcaaaatagaatcatcatcaccatctcatTCATCTGTTGCACATCATCATGAAATTCATCATGATCCTGCTATCATCCATGCCCTAGAAGGAGATTTTCATAACCTAAGGTTacagcaacatcaacaacatgAAGAAATCAATGGTGTTAATTATCATAAAGATGCGATTTATAGTAATAAAAATGGAAGCTTTTTGTTGTATCCATTGAGACCTGATGAACCTGATTGTTCATTTTATCTTCGTACCGGAGCTTGTCGATATGGTTTAAATTGTAGATTCAATCATCCTCATAATCGAAACAAAGAACAT GTTCGATTTCAACAAACCCACTTCCCAGAATCACTAAAG GTTGTTAAGGAGAAGGATAATAAGGAAGAATATCCTGAAAGACCAGGAGAACCAGAATGCAAG TATTACTTAAAGACGGGAGCTTGTAAGTATGGAAAAGATTGTAGATACGATCATCCCCGAGAAAAAACTGCAGTTGGACCAGCTCAGCACTTTAACTTTCTGGGACTGCCAATTCGACCG GGGGAGAAAGAATGCCCCTTCTACATGCGTGTGGGCTCTTGTAAATTCGCAACAAATTGCAGGTTTCATCATCCTGACCCTGGGGAAGCGGTAGGATTGGATCCGAGCTCAGGATATCATAGTGGCATGTCTGTTCCTTTACAATCAGGCGGCACTTCTCAATCATCTGCATCTTGGTCTTCACCTAGAACCTCAAATGATCCTGTTCCTTATGCATCACGATCATATTCTGGACTGACGGCTTCACCATCTCAAGGGACACAACAAAATCTAGAGTGGGATGGATATCAG GGTCCAGTATATCCACCAAAGGGAAATACCAATTCAGCATCAGCTCCATTCAAGAGCAATTTCATCAGGAAAACAGATGGGTCCAAGCATTATCGTCATCAGCAGCAGATGGCCACTGATGAGTTCCCTGAGAGACCTGGAGAACGTGAATGCCAATACTTCATGAGAAATGGGGATTGTAAATATAGATCTGCTTGTAGGTTCGATCATCCGAAGAATCGGCTGCAAAACTCACCTGCTCTCAGTCCCATGGGCCTACCTCTAAGACCT GGTGAAGAAATTTGCTCACACTATAGTCACTATGGCATTTGCAAGTTTGGACCTGCTTGTAAGTTTGATCATCCATTAAATTATGATGGCTCTTCAGCTGCTGCTCCAACTATGTCCACTTCGGATCAGCTTACACACTTTGTTGACGCTGCAAGTTCGGGGTCGTCTCGAATGACAGGATATGAAAATGGAGACGAAGCTGTAATCCAGTCGCTGTAA
- the LOC113302713 gene encoding protein NOI4-like isoform X1, with protein sequence MASQDKGRPLPKFGEWDVNNPASAEGFTVIFAKARDDKKTNAGDKVSPKKNNDNSKQQQNPQDHQYPSPWKWFCCG encoded by the exons CAGGACAAGGGTAGGCCTTTGCCGAAATTCGGAGAATGGGATGTAAATAATCCAGCCTCAGCAGAAGGATTTACAGTTATTTTCGCAAAAGCTAGGGATGATAAGAAGACCAATGCAGGGGATAAAGTttcacccaaaaaaaataatgataATTCAAAACAACAGCAAAATCCTCAAGACCATCAATATCCTTCACCG TGGAAGTGGTTTTGTTGTGGTTGA
- the LOC113302711 gene encoding zinc finger CCCH domain-containing protein 63-like isoform X2 produces the protein MGEEEDYEKINSSSSKSQEQEEIKIESSSPSHSSVAHHHEIHHDPAIIHALEGDFHNLRLQQHQQHEEINGVNYHKDAIYSNKNGSFLLYPLRPDEPDCSFYLRTGACRYGLNCRFNHPHNRNKEHVVKEKDNKEEYPERPGEPECKYYLKTGACKYGKDCRYDHPREKTAVGPAQHFNFLGLPIRPGEKECPFYMRVGSCKFATNCRFHHPDPGEAVGLDPSSGYHSGMSVPLQSGGTSQSSASWSSPRTSNDPVPYASRSYSGLTASPSQGTQQNLEWDGYQGPVYPPKGNTNSASAPFKSNFIRKTDGSKHYRHQQQMATDEFPERPGERECQYFMRNGDCKYRSACRFDHPKNRLQNSPALSPMGLPLRPGEEICSHYSHYGICKFGPACKFDHPLNYDGSSAAAPTMSTSDQLTHFVDAASSGSSRMTGYENGDEAVIQSL, from the exons atgggagaagaagaagattatgagaaaattaattcatcatcatcaaaatctcaagaacaagaagaaatcaaaatagaatcatcatcaccatctcatTCATCTGTTGCACATCATCATGAAATTCATCATGATCCTGCTATCATCCATGCCCTAGAAGGAGATTTTCATAACCTAAGGTTacagcaacatcaacaacatgAAGAAATCAATGGTGTTAATTATCATAAAGATGCGATTTATAGTAATAAAAATGGAAGCTTTTTGTTGTATCCATTGAGACCTGATGAACCTGATTGTTCATTTTATCTTCGTACCGGAGCTTGTCGATATGGTTTAAATTGTAGATTCAATCATCCTCATAATCGAAACAAAGAACAT GTTGTTAAGGAGAAGGATAATAAGGAAGAATATCCTGAAAGACCAGGAGAACCAGAATGCAAG TATTACTTAAAGACGGGAGCTTGTAAGTATGGAAAAGATTGTAGATACGATCATCCCCGAGAAAAAACTGCAGTTGGACCAGCTCAGCACTTTAACTTTCTGGGACTGCCAATTCGACCG GGGGAGAAAGAATGCCCCTTCTACATGCGTGTGGGCTCTTGTAAATTCGCAACAAATTGCAGGTTTCATCATCCTGACCCTGGGGAAGCGGTAGGATTGGATCCGAGCTCAGGATATCATAGTGGCATGTCTGTTCCTTTACAATCAGGCGGCACTTCTCAATCATCTGCATCTTGGTCTTCACCTAGAACCTCAAATGATCCTGTTCCTTATGCATCACGATCATATTCTGGACTGACGGCTTCACCATCTCAAGGGACACAACAAAATCTAGAGTGGGATGGATATCAG GGTCCAGTATATCCACCAAAGGGAAATACCAATTCAGCATCAGCTCCATTCAAGAGCAATTTCATCAGGAAAACAGATGGGTCCAAGCATTATCGTCATCAGCAGCAGATGGCCACTGATGAGTTCCCTGAGAGACCTGGAGAACGTGAATGCCAATACTTCATGAGAAATGGGGATTGTAAATATAGATCTGCTTGTAGGTTCGATCATCCGAAGAATCGGCTGCAAAACTCACCTGCTCTCAGTCCCATGGGCCTACCTCTAAGACCT GGTGAAGAAATTTGCTCACACTATAGTCACTATGGCATTTGCAAGTTTGGACCTGCTTGTAAGTTTGATCATCCATTAAATTATGATGGCTCTTCAGCTGCTGCTCCAACTATGTCCACTTCGGATCAGCTTACACACTTTGTTGACGCTGCAAGTTCGGGGTCGTCTCGAATGACAGGATATGAAAATGGAGACGAAGCTGTAATCCAGTCGCTGTAA
- the LOC113302713 gene encoding protein NOI4-like isoform X2: MASDKGRPLPKFGEWDVNNPASAEGFTVIFAKARDDKKTNAGDKVSPKKNNDNSKQQQNPQDHQYPSPWKWFCCG, translated from the exons GACAAGGGTAGGCCTTTGCCGAAATTCGGAGAATGGGATGTAAATAATCCAGCCTCAGCAGAAGGATTTACAGTTATTTTCGCAAAAGCTAGGGATGATAAGAAGACCAATGCAGGGGATAAAGTttcacccaaaaaaaataatgataATTCAAAACAACAGCAAAATCCTCAAGACCATCAATATCCTTCACCG TGGAAGTGGTTTTGTTGTGGTTGA